The Branchiostoma floridae strain S238N-H82 chromosome 8, Bfl_VNyyK, whole genome shotgun sequence genome has a segment encoding these proteins:
- the LOC118421846 gene encoding coiled-coil domain-containing protein 18-like, translating to MSSDEEILMRNVSDLRKRLQQTEQSLRRLDTAAVAAAVDANGFDDFQSNFSSPERLPPLTLEDLTPDPSEHALDDRGFYSNHDAVAPVGLSYGNVRADFGVPMQRDMPSSARSRSSASSFDMGDGENELLRRKLAKLRQENTQLISQNHKLHTDMENTMYQLHQSNNKMKILTMELEAHKESVPSLEDKVVSLEAEVTAHDKALREAEERLDEVQRQLTDRERDVKRLQAENKSIKADLLEETGERKRSENQRDEALQRVEELSEELEDYRSKVKEKLKKHQSTEEQLRDSLLHSDRERGELLDRATSLEAQVKDLQQQLKRLQNEGTVERTSKTDLETQNLEMQRTVSRQAHRINRLESDLGAKEQENTDLKLLSSRQKEKLAKCQYEVEQSQSELRRLEAMVQRIQEKSHVTFTPTSDSGFSQRHRDGDSTSPDEADGNVSPSRATVADLRLKLAMKEAEIQKLQANLTSMTAAAAVSQREAIGLNDSGRMDGLRKELTAIIERSRLGDRKSQELEHIIGRLEDERSKHASKLLRLEEQLADKTAQVTSLETRLSQRTNRYSEAQKELDDKCEEVTTMQRELRQKNSQISMLEKQLDEKVEAFTLHATKLSELEEELREKSFTLNELRSQLEEKDSELSQSMASSSRMKNLHSEQCKELEGQIELLQQRVEEKMMLLRESELMVDSLRGEMSLKTAQVEQLQVALEEKSKELNRETRQNQQALKSLEQQAADGTSRVRQMESALMQTKEELQTYVTQLEDNKKQHDREVAKKEEELKRLQKQLQQTRRDVEERAGHIVELERALDHRQQMLQQSTSRIEELEDGHSNMEQQLSKLERDLQRQKSSTADELRDMEGKLHQACRDLETGRQQVQDLTNTIRQLQVELKHSTDQVSMLESQLGETQRDGDSKDRRVSDLEVKVRETEKNLENKMQEVRKLEEQLAQTEIASEERLQQNGRLSEALEQTQAELHQTMNQLEDLEKVLNQQRSEVKKKDGVVQEMRSSLKKSEDELRSKDRDLQQMDQVLREQQWQLKQRAAQVTQLDMSIKEHRSEMEQKCIQLETAYSRGQLEVKDKNRQISELDERLQELQSQLREKDLQVQHISELDERLQELQSQLREKDLQVQQLEQQTAALKKDIAQRVEKADQLQKRVEKAEQLQKQLDEQHSHAAELQEDGLEQGQQLRLTREQMQRQHVELTEAHRQLAQVQRDCDRLTRELEATIAVSQDKEADASRLAEELGAAKAREAQAESRAQAEVRKLKTEMMTVQEQHQNKVQWIAMDFFQSLHVQLVIRSVDYFWMF from the exons TTCCCATGCAAAGAGATATG CCGTCCTCTGCAAGGTCACGGTCGTCTGCCTCCAGCTTTGACATGGGGGACGGAGAAAACGAGCTCCTTCGGAGGAAGCTGGCAAAACTTCGGCAGGAGAACACTCAGCTGATCTCCCAGAACCACAAGCTACACACCGACATGGAGAACACCATGTACCAGCTGCACCAGTCCAACAATAAG ATGAAGATCCTGACCATGGAGCTGGAGGCTCACAAGGAAAGTGTCCCTTCACTGGAGGACAAGGTGGTTAGTTTGGAGGCAGAAGTCACTGCACACGACAAGGCATTAAG AGAGGCAGAGGAAAGGCTTGATGAGGTGCAGAGACAGCTCACAGACAGGGAGCGGGACGTCAAGAGACTCCAGGCAGAAAACAAAAGCATCAAGGCAGACCTACTGGAGGAGACGGGGGAGAGGAAAAG ATCTGAGAACCAGCGAGACGAAGCCCTGCAGAGGGTGGAGGAACTGTCAGAAGAGCTGGAGGActataggtcaaaggtcaaagagaAACTcaagaag CACCAGTCAACAGAAGAGCAGCTGCGGGACAGCCTGCTCCATTCGGACCGCGAGAGGGGAGAGCTGCTGGACCGAGCAACCTCGCTGGAGGCACAGGTCAAGGACCTGCAACAGCAGCTCAA GAGGTTACAGAATGAAGGAACGGTTGAGAGGACGTCCAAGACGGATCTCGAGACGCAGAACCTTGAGATGCAGCGGACGGTCAGTCGGCAGGCGCACAGGATCAACCGACTGGAGAGTGACCTGGGAGCCAAG GAACAAGAGAACACAGACTTGAAGCTGCTGTCAAGCCGCCAGAAGGAGAAGCTTGCCAAGTGTCAGTACGAAGTGGAGCAGAGTCAGTCTGAGCTGAGGAGACTGGAGGCCATGGTGCAGCGGATACAGGAGAAGTCACATGTCACTTTCACG CCCACCAGTGATTCTGGGTTCAGTCAGCGGCATCGGGACGGAGACTCCACCAGTCCAGACGAGGCGGACGGAAACGTGTCTCCCAGCAGGGCCACGGTGGCTGACCTCAG GTTAAAACTTGCCATGAAGGAAGCAGAGATCCAGAAACTGCAGGCTAATCTCACCTCCATGACGGCTGCAGCTGCGGTTAGCCAGCGGGAAGCCATCGGACTTAACGACAGCGGGCGTATGGACGGGCTGAGGAAGGAACTCACAGCCATTATTGAGAGGAGTAGACTAG GTGATAGAAAGTCTCAGGAGTTGGAGCACATCATTGGTCGACTGGAGGATGAACGTAGCAAACACGCCTCCAAACTGCTGCGGCTGGAGGAACAGCTGGCAGACAAGACTGCACAG GTAACGTCTTTGGAGACCAGGCTTTCCCAGAGGACAAACAGATACAGTGAAGCGCAGAAAGAACTAGATGACAAGTGTGAAGAGGTTACTACAATGCAAAGAGAG TTGCGACAGAAGAACTCACAGATCTCCATGCTTGAGAAGCAGCTTGATGAGAAGGTGGAGGCCTTCACGCTCCATGCCACCAAACTGTCAGAGCTCGAGGAAGAGCTGCGGGAAAAGAGCTTCACCCTGAACGAACTCCGCTCCCAGCTGGAGGAGAAGGACTCGGAGCTCAGCCAGTCCATGGCCTCATCCTCACGGATGAAGAACCTGCACTCTGAGCAGTGCAAGGAGCTGGAGGGGCAGATAGAACTG CTCCAACAGCGAGTGGAAGAGAAGATGATGTTGTTACGAGAGTCAGAGCTGATGGTGGACTCCCTGCGAGGGGAGATGTCCCTGAAGACTGCACAGGTGGAGCAGCTACAGGTGGCACTGGAGGAGAAGTCCAAG gaACTGAACAGAGAAACAAGGCAGAACCAACAGGCACTGAAATCCCTGGAACAGCAGGCAGCCGACGGGACCTCCCGGGTCAGGCAGATGGAGAGCGCCCTCATGCAGACCAAGGAGGAACTGCAGACGTACGTGACTCAGCTGGAGGACAACAAGAAGCAGCATGACAGAGAGGTTGCCAAAAAAGAGGAAGAG CTGAAGAGGCTGCAGAAGCAGCTCCAGCAGACCAGGCGAGATGTGGAGGAGAGGGCGGGGCACATCGTGGAGCTGGAGCGGGCGCTGGACCACAGGCAGCAGATGTTACAGCAGAGCACCAGCAGGATAGAGGAGCTGGAGGATGGGCACAGCAACATGGAACAGCAG CTGTCCAAGTTGGAGAGGGATCTGCAGAGGCAGAAGTCGTCCACAGCAGATGAGCTGAGAGACATGGAAGGGAAACTTCACCAGGCTTGTCGTGATCTGGAGACAGGCAGGCAGCAAGTCCAGGATCTCACCAATACTATCAG GCAGCTGCAGGTTGAGCTGAAGCACAGCACCGACCAGGTCAGCATGCTGGAGTCACAGCTGGGAGAGACACAGCGGGACGGGGACAGCAAGGACAGGAGGGTCagcgacctggaggtcaaggtcaGGGAAACGGAGAAGAACCTGGAGAATAAGATGCAGGAAG TAAGAAAACTTGAGGAGCAGCTGGCCCAAACGGAGATCGCATCAGAAGAGAGACTCCAGCAGAACGGTCGGCTCAGCGAGGCCCTCGAGCAGACCCAGGCGGAACTGCACCAGACCATGAACCAGCTGGAGGATCTGGAGAAGGTGCTGAACCAGCAGAGGTCGGAGGTCAAGAAAAAGGACGGAGTGGTTCAAGAGATGAGGAGCTCGCTCAA GAAGAGTGAGGATGAGCTGCGCAGTAAAGACCGGGACCTGCAGCAGATGGACCAGGTGCTGAGGGAACAGCAGTGGCAGCTTAAACAGCGGGCAGCTCAG GTGACCCAACTTGACATGAGCATCAAGGAACACAGGAGTGAGATGGAACAGAAATGCATCCAGCTGGAAACTGCCTACAGTAGAGGTCAACTGGAGGTCAAGGACAAGAACAGACAG ATCTCAGAGCTAGACGAGCGTCTGCAGGAGCTGCAGTCGCAGCTGCGTGAGAAGGACCTGCAGGTGCAGCAT ATCTCTGAGCTTGACGAGCGTCTGCAGGAGCTGCAGTCCCAGCTGCGTGAGAAGGACCTGCAGGTGCAACAGCTGGAGCAGCAGACAGCCGCGCTCAAGAAGGACATCGCACAGCGGGTGGAGAAAGCTGACCAGCTGCAAAAG AGGGTGGAGAAAGCTGAGCAGCTGcaaaag cAACTCGATGAGCAGCACAGTCACGCAGCTGAGCTTCAGGAAGATGGCCTGGAGCAGGGGCAGCAGCTGCGGCTGACCAGGGAACAGATGCAGAGGCAGCACGTAGAGCTGACAGAGGCGCACAGACAGCTGGCGCAGGTGCAGCGCGACTGCGACAGGCTCACCAGGGAACTGGAAGCCACTATAGCAGTGTCACAG GACAAAGAGGCGGATGCCAGTCGGCTGGCTGAGGAGCTGGGTGCAGCGAAGGCCCGTGAAGCGCAGGCAGAGTCCAGGGCTCAGGCCGAGGTCAGGAAACTCAAGACGGAGATGATGACTGTACAGGAGCAGCATCAGAACAAGGTACAATGGATTGCAATGGATTTTTTTCAgtctttacatgtacagctgGTGATAAGAAGTGTAGATTACTtctggatgttttga
- the LOC118421675 gene encoding uncharacterized protein LOC118421675 has product MHNQVIAEKEAAESAHLQQVEHLEQLQKQLQQQVQEEQDQITSLENELIARKEVIDAANEQIVIKEAEVARLEAKISGYERATFGVSTSRGKRPSSQGRKRTVPPLLPSLGPTLHLSPGSSRNNSADFHPNQSGTFMEEHTAFNSTRQLGISGPPSNRTNLSVSRSHEFELPMGRDSELSQDRGSFGAYAPSETDSEAIETFEGMLKHVNKHISKEDSRSRIPVPLNRAEFRPREYHQTSSNRTPTKAQPLSSHFVSPSDRHAYHDESSQYMFQSTPTKTSQGLPSGASFRARSVSPTPEKSEQSYVTRGHPMTRSSSLPYLAGMDVGAADATWPDVTLNSLGSAPDSPGSFLDQTDDHYQQTTSNDMEPSQHMRTLQERLRANELRRQEIEHQLADMHGSMQRAQDRIGPSDR; this is encoded by the exons ATGCACAACCAGGTGATCGCCGAAAAGGAGGCGGCGGAGTCTGCCCACCTGCAGCAGGTGGAGCACCTGGAACAGCTGCAGAAACAGCTGCAGCAGCAGGTGCAGGAAGAGCAGGACCAGATCACCAGCCTGGAGAACGAGCTCATTGCCAGGAAGGAGGTCATTGATGCCGCTAACGAACAAATAGTTATCAAG GAAGCAGAAGTAGCGAGGTTAGAAGCTAAGATCTCCGGCTATGAGCGAGCGACGTTTGGCGTAAGCACCAGCCGAGGCAAGCGTCCCAGCAGCCAGGGGAGGAAGAGAACAGTTCCACCTCTCCTGCCATCCTTGGGACCAACTCTTCACCTTTCTCCGGGCAGCTCACGGAACAACTCAGCTGACTTTCACCCGAACCAATCGGGAACATTCATGGAGGAACATACCGCGTTCAACTCTACAAGACAGCTTGGGATATCCGGGCCCCCTTCCAACAGGACAAACTTGTCTGTCAGTAGGTCACATGAGTTCGAATTACCGATGGGAAGAGACTCAGAACTGAGCCAGGATCGCGGAAGCTTTGGTGCATACGCGCCGTCGGAAACAGACAGCGAAGCTATCGAGACATTCGAAGGAATGTTGAAACACGTGAATAAGCATATAAGTAAAGAGGACTCGAGGTCTAGAATTCCTGTACCTTTGAATAGGGCAGAATTTCGACCTAGAGAGTACCATCAAACCTCGTCAAATAGGACACCGACCAAAGCACAACCACTGTCTAGCCATTTTGTAAGTCCTTCAGATAGGCATGCGTATCACGATGAGTCTAGCCAGTACATGTTCCAGTCTACTCCAACCAAAACTTCTCAGGGACTCCCATCAGGTGCGTCTTTCCGCGCACGCTCAGTGTCGCCCACACCAGAGAAGTCGGAGCAGAGTTATGTGACCAGAGGTCATCCGATGACACGGTCCagctcattaccatatttggcaGGGATGGACGTTGGGGCAGCAG ATGCCACCTGGCCAGACGTGACTCTCAACTCACTAGGTTCTGCTCCGGACAGTCCAGGCAGCTTCCTCGACCAGACAGACGACCACTATCAACAGACAACTTCTAACGATATGGAGCCTTCACAACA CATGAGGACGTTACAGGAAAGGCTGAGGGCGAATGAGCTGCGCAGACAGGAGATCGAGCACCAACTAGCCGACATGCACGGGTCCATGCAGAGGGCACAAGATAGGATCGGTCCCAGTGACAGATAG